A window of the Streptomyces sp. NBC_00250 genome harbors these coding sequences:
- a CDS encoding LysR family transcriptional regulator produces MELQILRYFVAVAEELHFGRAATRLHMTQPPLSRAIKRLEADVGALLFVRSPAGVTLTPVGVVLLDEARALLDHADRARVRVSAAAGVATLTVGILGDGTDPGVARLAAAYRRRHPGIDIRVRDTDLTDPTCGLRAGLVDVALTRAPFNETALTVRELRSDPVGVVLRADDPLAHHDRLRLADLRDRRWFQFPRGTDPVWQSYWNGGRLREGPVVRAVQECLQAVLWNGTVGLAPLGHDLPAELAVVPLIDMAPSRVVAVWNEGDTNPLIRSFIETATAAYRR; encoded by the coding sequence GTGGAGCTACAGATCTTGCGCTACTTCGTGGCCGTCGCCGAGGAACTCCACTTCGGCAGGGCCGCCACCCGACTGCACATGACTCAGCCACCGCTGAGCAGGGCGATCAAGCGGTTGGAGGCCGATGTCGGGGCCCTGCTGTTCGTCCGCTCGCCCGCCGGTGTCACGCTCACCCCGGTCGGCGTGGTGCTGCTCGACGAGGCGCGGGCCCTGCTCGACCATGCCGACCGCGCCCGCGTACGGGTGAGCGCGGCGGCCGGTGTCGCGACCCTGACCGTCGGCATCCTGGGTGACGGCACCGACCCGGGAGTGGCCAGGCTGGCGGCTGCCTACCGCCGACGCCACCCCGGCATCGACATCCGCGTCCGCGACACCGACCTGACCGACCCCACCTGCGGGCTACGCGCCGGACTGGTCGACGTCGCCCTGACTCGGGCACCGTTCAACGAGACCGCCCTGACGGTGCGTGAGCTGCGCAGCGATCCGGTCGGCGTGGTCCTGCGCGCCGACGATCCGCTGGCCCACCATGACCGGCTACGGCTGGCCGACCTGCGCGACCGCCGCTGGTTCCAGTTCCCGCGGGGGACCGATCCCGTCTGGCAGTCGTACTGGAACGGCGGCAGGCTGCGCGAGGGTCCGGTGGTGCGCGCCGTCCAGGAATGCCTGCAGGCCGTGCTGTGGAACGGCACGGTCGGCCTGGCCCCACTCGGACACGACCTGCCCGCGGAGTTGGCCGTGGTGCCGCTGATCGACATGGCGCCGAGCCGGGTGGTGGCGGTGTGGAACGAGGGTGACACCAACCCGCTGATCCGATCCTTCATCGAGACGGCGACAGCCGCGTACCGCCGCTGA
- a CDS encoding DoxX family protein, with protein sequence MNIAYVIVAGLLALFYLYAGAMKVIRSRDRLRPMMAWVDRIPLAATRALGVVEILGATGLILPPLTGIAPWLAPAAAIGFVLLQTGAVAVHLTGEDDRITLNIGLIAAAAVTIWLAAGL encoded by the coding sequence ATGAACATCGCCTATGTGATCGTCGCCGGACTGCTCGCCCTCTTCTACCTCTACGCGGGTGCGATGAAGGTGATCCGAAGCCGTGACCGACTCCGACCGATGATGGCCTGGGTCGACCGCATACCGCTGGCCGCCACCAGGGCGCTGGGTGTGGTCGAGATACTCGGTGCGACCGGGCTGATCCTGCCGCCGCTGACCGGCATCGCTCCCTGGCTGGCTCCCGCCGCTGCCATCGGGTTCGTACTCCTGCAGACCGGTGCGGTCGCCGTCCATCTGACCGGCGAAGACGACCGGATCACACTCAACATCGGGCTCATCGCCGCCGCAGCCGTGACCATCTGGCTGGCCGCCGGGCTGTGA
- a CDS encoding FKBP-type peptidyl-prolyl cis-trans isomerase, giving the protein MGELTKPEIDLPEGDAPTELTTRDLVVGDGAEAKPGRVVQVHYVGVTFESGKEFDASWDRGQPFKFAVGGGRVIKGWDRGIRGMKVGGRREIVVPPRLGYGNQSPSPLIPAGSTLVFVVDLLSVAI; this is encoded by the coding sequence ATGGGTGAACTGACGAAGCCCGAGATCGACCTTCCGGAAGGAGACGCTCCCACCGAGCTGACGACCCGGGACCTGGTCGTCGGGGACGGGGCCGAGGCGAAGCCTGGCCGGGTGGTTCAGGTTCACTATGTCGGAGTCACCTTCGAGTCCGGGAAGGAGTTCGACGCTTCCTGGGACCGGGGCCAGCCGTTCAAGTTCGCTGTGGGCGGTGGCAGGGTCATCAAGGGCTGGGACCGGGGGATCAGGGGGATGAAGGTCGGCGGTCGGCGCGAGATCGTCGTTCCCCCGCGTCTCGGCTACGGCAACCAGTCGCCCTCGCCGTTGATCCCGGCGGGTTCGACGCTCGTCTTCGTGGTGGATCTGCTCTCGGTCGCCATCTGA
- a CDS encoding esterase/lipase family protein, which translates to MLKPGSRIAARIAVPTLAVVVSLLVPPAAVRAQAPVRSAVARTPVVFVHGYNADPGVWGGLREDFKAEGYTDAELFSFGYDTHRSVNEVLSGELAAYVEDVKRRTGAARVDLVAHSFGSLVTRWYAKYDPAGQAAVAHLASLAGPNHGTSTAWACALWDQACRDMTPGSYVQKSLATGDETPGTVRYATWWSDCDEVINPDSSVPLTGATNNAAGCLAHNDLLGDDTVSQGVRAFLRS; encoded by the coding sequence GTGTTGAAGCCCGGTTCCCGGATCGCAGCCAGGATCGCCGTTCCGACGCTCGCCGTCGTCGTCTCCTTGCTCGTGCCCCCTGCCGCGGTCCGGGCCCAGGCGCCCGTTCGGAGCGCGGTCGCCCGCACACCGGTCGTGTTCGTCCACGGCTACAACGCCGACCCTGGCGTATGGGGCGGTCTGCGGGAGGACTTCAAGGCCGAGGGGTACACGGACGCCGAGCTCTTCTCCTTCGGCTACGACACGCACCGGTCCGTGAACGAGGTCCTGTCCGGCGAGCTCGCCGCGTACGTCGAGGATGTGAAGCGGCGGACCGGCGCCGCCCGCGTCGACCTCGTCGCACACTCCTTCGGCAGTCTCGTCACCCGCTGGTACGCGAAGTACGACCCCGCCGGCCAGGCCGCGGTCGCCCACTTGGCCTCCCTCGCCGGCCCCAACCACGGCACCAGCACCGCATGGGCCTGTGCCCTGTGGGATCAGGCGTGCCGCGACATGACTCCCGGCTCGTACGTCCAGAAGAGTCTCGCGACGGGTGACGAGACGCCGGGCACCGTGCGCTACGCCACCTGGTGGTCCGACTGCGACGAGGTCATCAACCCCGACAGCAGCGTCCCCCTGACCGGCGCGACCAACAACGCCGCCGGGTGCCTCGCCCACAACGACCTCCTGGGAGACGACACAGTCTCCCAAGGCGTCCGCGCGTTCCTCCGTTCCTGA
- a CDS encoding PP2C family protein-serine/threonine phosphatase, which translates to MNEQQVDYAAVFQALPGMVALLTPDLVYVDVNEDFARVAGRSPAELIGRYIFDAFPENPNDSAAAGMRETEASMLRVVATGERDTMALLRYDIEDAQRPGHWQEHFWSPVNAPVLDPDDQVVLIVHRVEEITPLIRARGGLGGTTQAARLEAELYTRSRELQEVNERLRKAHARERKVALALQAAMLPTPSPVGHHRAAVRYRPAVGGLNVCGDWYDLVGLPGDRMAVAVGDVVGHGLTAACVMGQLRSALSAATLVADGPAQALDVLGIYARSVEGAESSTVATTFIDWSTHTLTYSSAGHPPPALLSPGGDVIFLDRATDPPLGARPEHVDRPQASVPFSEGATLVMYTDGLIERRAEDIDVGLARLAESLRRRRRDNPEVLADALLADLLSANGSTDDTALVVIRL; encoded by the coding sequence ATGAACGAACAGCAGGTCGACTACGCAGCCGTGTTCCAGGCCCTGCCCGGCATGGTCGCACTGCTCACGCCCGACCTGGTGTACGTCGATGTCAACGAGGACTTCGCACGCGTCGCCGGGCGTTCCCCTGCGGAGCTGATCGGCCGCTACATCTTCGACGCCTTTCCCGAGAACCCCAACGACTCGGCGGCCGCCGGCATGCGGGAGACCGAGGCGTCGATGCTGCGTGTGGTCGCCACCGGCGAGCGCGACACCATGGCTCTGCTCCGCTACGACATCGAGGACGCCCAGCGGCCCGGCCACTGGCAGGAGCACTTCTGGAGCCCGGTCAACGCACCCGTACTGGACCCCGACGACCAGGTGGTGCTGATCGTGCACCGGGTGGAGGAGATCACTCCCCTCATCCGGGCCCGTGGCGGTCTGGGAGGCACGACCCAGGCAGCCAGACTGGAGGCCGAGCTCTACACGCGCTCCAGGGAATTGCAGGAGGTCAACGAGCGCCTGCGCAAGGCGCACGCCCGGGAGCGCAAAGTGGCACTGGCCCTCCAGGCGGCGATGCTGCCCACCCCGAGCCCCGTCGGACACCATCGGGCGGCCGTGCGCTACCGCCCCGCGGTCGGCGGCCTCAACGTGTGCGGCGACTGGTACGACCTGGTCGGCCTCCCCGGAGACCGGATGGCGGTGGCCGTGGGAGACGTGGTGGGCCACGGCCTCACCGCCGCCTGCGTCATGGGACAACTGCGCAGCGCACTGAGCGCGGCAACGCTCGTCGCCGATGGCCCGGCCCAAGCACTCGACGTCCTCGGGATCTACGCCCGCTCCGTCGAGGGCGCCGAGTCGTCCACCGTGGCGACGACCTTCATCGACTGGAGCACCCACACCCTCACCTACAGCAGCGCCGGCCACCCTCCGCCCGCACTGCTCTCCCCCGGCGGCGACGTGATCTTCCTCGACCGGGCGACCGACCCGCCGCTCGGCGCCCGCCCCGAACACGTCGACCGCCCCCAGGCATCCGTCCCCTTCAGCGAAGGGGCGACGCTGGTCATGTACACCGACGGCCTCATCGAGCGCCGCGCGGAGGACATCGACGTCGGCCTCGCCCGCCTCGCCGAGTCCCTGCGACGACGCAGGCGAGACAACCCGGAGGTCTTGGCCGACGCCCTCCTCGCCGACCTCCTGAGCGCCAACGGCAGCACCGATGACACGGCGCTCGTCGTCATCCGCCTGTGA
- a CDS encoding response regulator transcription factor produces MPIRVLVADDQAIIRTGLRIMLNAQPGIEVVGEAADGQEAVRLARELRPDVCLFDIRMPVLDGLEATRLVAGPGVADPLAVVVITTFDLDEYVYGSLRAGARGFLLKDTGPDLLAQAVRSASDGEALIAPSVTVRLLQAFADLPAGRPAAQPVSPVTAREEQVLLAVARGLTNTEIADALHISLSTVKTHLASLMAKLGARNRVEIAMWAYETRRILPGT; encoded by the coding sequence GTGCCCATCCGCGTCCTCGTCGCTGACGACCAGGCCATCATCCGCACCGGGCTGCGGATCATGCTGAACGCCCAGCCCGGCATCGAGGTGGTCGGCGAGGCAGCCGACGGACAGGAAGCGGTACGTCTGGCCCGCGAACTGCGCCCCGACGTCTGCCTGTTCGACATCCGCATGCCCGTACTCGACGGGCTCGAGGCCACCCGGCTGGTCGCCGGCCCGGGCGTCGCCGACCCGCTGGCCGTGGTCGTCATCACCACGTTCGACCTCGACGAGTACGTCTACGGCTCACTGCGTGCCGGCGCCCGCGGATTCCTCCTCAAGGACACAGGACCGGACCTTCTGGCCCAGGCCGTACGGTCGGCGTCCGACGGGGAGGCGCTCATCGCGCCCAGCGTCACCGTCCGTCTGCTCCAGGCGTTCGCGGACCTGCCCGCCGGCCGGCCCGCGGCCCAGCCGGTCTCCCCCGTCACCGCCCGCGAGGAGCAGGTGCTCCTCGCCGTCGCCCGCGGGCTGACCAACACCGAGATCGCCGACGCGCTGCACATCAGCCTCAGCACGGTGAAGACGCATCTGGCCAGCCTGATGGCCAAACTCGGCGCCCGCAACCGGGTCGAGATCGCGATGTGGGCCTACGAGACGCGCCGCATCCTCCCCGGAACCTGA
- a CDS encoding cupin domain-containing protein, whose amino-acid sequence MTDVAKTSESQADPSVSVVGPGDGETIVLGTTRMRILEDGGRTGHRLAIAESVLAPHTQGPPQHRHARHDEGFYILSGTVRFTVGDEDHEATAGTLVMVPPGTPHTFANPTDQPAVMLSTFTPDLYVQYFRDLQDMNADGRPLTPQTNIDAMSRYATEPATDFT is encoded by the coding sequence ATGACCGACGTAGCGAAGACCAGCGAGTCGCAGGCAGACCCCTCCGTATCGGTGGTGGGACCTGGCGACGGAGAGACGATCGTCCTGGGCACCACGCGCATGCGCATCCTCGAGGACGGCGGCCGCACCGGGCACCGCCTCGCGATCGCCGAGTCCGTCCTCGCCCCGCACACGCAGGGACCGCCGCAGCACCGCCATGCCCGGCACGACGAGGGCTTCTACATCCTCTCCGGAACCGTCCGGTTCACCGTCGGGGACGAGGACCACGAGGCCACCGCGGGCACGCTCGTGATGGTTCCACCAGGCACGCCGCACACCTTCGCCAACCCGACCGACCAACCCGCAGTCATGCTCAGCACGTTCACCCCCGACCTGTACGTGCAGTACTTCCGAGACCTCCAGGACATGAACGCCGACGGCCGGCCGCTGACGCCACAAACCAACATCGACGCGATGAGCCGCTACGCGACCGAGCCCGCCACCGACTTCACCTGA
- a CDS encoding 2'-5' RNA ligase family protein codes for MPEPGTTAVVIVLPDAAPLLDAAWRIDPALVRRGVPAHVSLLYPFVPESTLTDQDEQSVRSLAAKFPAADLLLEVVVTASGFVAVAVPGLQPVVDAFRAQWPGVRPYKGRFGERPAAHVTVALGADDPTAAAQVRAAVGSLLPLRTRATAVQLVVLTEEGWRARLTVPLGGSPDSLLQRL; via the coding sequence GTGCCAGAGCCAGGAACCACTGCCGTCGTCATTGTCCTGCCCGATGCCGCGCCGCTTCTCGATGCGGCATGGCGGATCGACCCGGCTCTGGTACGTCGTGGGGTGCCGGCGCACGTCTCGCTCCTCTACCCGTTCGTGCCGGAATCGACGCTTACGGATCAGGACGAGCAGAGCGTGCGTTCCCTCGCGGCGAAGTTTCCGGCAGCTGACCTGCTCTTGGAGGTGGTGGTGACGGCGTCCGGCTTCGTCGCCGTCGCCGTTCCGGGACTCCAACCGGTCGTCGATGCGTTCCGCGCCCAGTGGCCCGGTGTGCGCCCGTACAAGGGCCGCTTCGGGGAGCGACCCGCCGCCCATGTCACGGTCGCTCTGGGCGCAGACGACCCGACGGCCGCCGCCCAAGTACGCGCTGCGGTCGGCAGCCTGCTGCCGCTGCGCACCCGTGCGACGGCGGTCCAGCTGGTGGTGCTGACGGAGGAAGGCTGGCGGGCTCGGTTGACCGTGCCCCTCGGCGGCTCGCCGGACAGCCTCCTCCAGAGGCTGTAG